The following proteins are co-located in the Procambarus clarkii isolate CNS0578487 chromosome 16, FALCON_Pclarkii_2.0, whole genome shotgun sequence genome:
- the LOC138365311 gene encoding uncharacterized protein, with the protein MTTSEEENKQKPKKMLLTSQDLQRLREDKITSTPPSASPLMSTLSSQRLTSHVNSQLPAPHLSCQLSAPSASPVMSTLSSQRLTSHVSSQLPAPHLSCQLSAPSASLLMSTLSSQRLTSHVNSQLLAPHLSCQLSAPSASLLMSTLSSQRLTSHVNSQLPAPHFSCQLSAPSASPLMSTLSSQRLTSHVNSQLPAPHFSCQLSAPSALPLMSTLSSQRLTSHVNSQLPAPHFSCQLSAPSASLLMSTLSSQRLTSHVNSQLPAPYLSCQLSAPSASLLMSTLSSQRLTSHVNSQLPAPHFSCQLSAPSALPLMSTLSSQRLTSHVNSQLPAPHFSCQLSAPSASLLMSTLSSQRLTSHVNSQLPAPHFSCQLSAPSASLLMSTLSSQRLTSHVSSQLPAPHFSCQLSAPSASLLMLTLSSQRLTSHVNSQLPAPHLSCQLSAPSASPLMSTLSSQRLTSHVNSQLPAPHFSCQLSAPSASLLMLTLSSQRLTSHVNSQLPAPHLSCQLSAPSASPLMSTLSSQRLTSNVSSQLPAPHLSCQLSAPSASPLMSPLSSQHSGVPSQPLRYLREYLSEEQQQQQQPQQQQQQQHSNSSNSSNNTNMPTTPRGMELEYEDMELEYEDMELEYEDMELEYKDMELEYEGMELEYEDMELEYEDMELEYEDMGTGI; encoded by the exons ATGACCACGTCTGAGGAAGAAAATAAACAGAAACCCAAGAAAATGCTCCTTACATCCCAAGACCTTCAGAGGCTTAGAGAAGACAA GATAACATCCACCCCCCCTAGCGCCTCACCTCTCATGTCAACTCTCAGCTCCCAGCGCCTCACCTCTCATGTCAACTCTCAGCTCCCAGCGCCTCACCTCTCATGTCAACTCTCAGCTCCCAGCGCCTCACCTGTCATGTCAACTCTCAGCTCCCAGCGCCTCACCTCTCATGTCAGCTCTCAGCTCCCAGCGCCTCACCTCTCATGTCAACTCTCAGCTCCCAGCGCCTCACTTCTCATGTCAACTCTCAGCTCCCAGCGCCTCACCTCTCATGTCAACTCTCAGCTCCTAGCGCCTCACCTCTCATGTCAACTCTCAGCTCCCAGCGCCTCACTTCTCATGTCAACTCTCAGCTCCCAGCGCCTCACCTCTCATGTCAACTCTCAGCTCCCAGCGCCTCACTTCTCATGTCAACTCTCAGCTCCCAGCGCCTCACCTCTCATGTCAACTCTCAGCTCCCAGCGCCTCACCTCTCATGTCAACTCTCAGCTCCCAGCGCCTCACTTCTCATGTCAACTCTCAGCTCCCAGCGCCTTACCTCTCATGTCAACTCTCAGCTCCCAGCGCCTCACCTCTCATGTCAACTCTCAGCTCCCAGCGCCTCACTTCTCATGTCAACTCTCAGCTCCCAGCGCCTCACTTCTCATGTCAACTCTCAGCTCCCAGCGCCTCACCTCTCATGTCAACTCTCAGCTCCCAGCGCCTTACCTCTCATGTCAACTCTCAGCTCCCAGCGCCTCACTTCTCATGTCAACTCTCAGCTCCCAGCGCCTCACTTCTCATGTCAACTCTCAGCTCCCAGCGCCTCACTTCTCATGTCAACTCTCAGCTCCCAGCGCCTTACCTCTCATGTCAACTCTCAGCTCCCAGCGCCTCACTTCTCATGTCAACTCTCAGCTCCCAGCGCCTCACTTCTCATGTCAACTCTCAGCTCCCAGCGCCTCACTTCTCATGTCAACTCTCAGCTCCCAGCGCCTCACTTCTCATGTCAACTCTCAGCTCCCAGCGCCTCACTTCTCATGTCAACTCTCAGCTCCCAGCGCCTCACTTCTCATGTCAACTCTCAGCTCCCAGCGCCTCACCTCTCATGTCAGCTCTCAGCTCCCAGCGCCTCACTTCTCATGTCAACTCTCAGCTCCCAGCGCCTCACTTCTCATGTTAACTCTCAGCTCCCAGCGCCTCACCTCTCATGTCAACTCTCAGCTCCCAGCGCCTCACCTCTCATGTCAACTCTCAGCTCCCAGCGCCTCACCTCTCATGTCAACTCTCAGCTCCCAGCGCCTCACCTCTCATGTCAACTCTCAGCTCCCAGCGCCTCACTTCTCATGTCAACTCTCAGCTCCCAGCGCCTCACTTCTCATGTTAACTCTCAGCTCCCAGCGCCTCACTTCTCATGTCAACTCTCAGCTCCCAGCGCCTCACCTCTCATGTCAGCTCTCAGCTCCCAGCGCCTCACCTCTAATGTCAACTCTCAGCTCCCAGCGCCTCACCTCTAATGTCAGCTCTCAGCTCCCAGCGCCTCACCTGTCATGTCAACTCTCAGCTCCCAGCGCCTCACCTCTCATGTCACCTCTCAGCTCTCAGCACTCGGGCGTCCCGTCACAGCCTCTCCGTTATCTACGAGAATATT TATCAgaagaacaacagcagcagcagcaaccacagcagcagcaacaacagcaacacagcaacagcagcaacagcagcaacaacactaaCATGCCCACAACACCTAGA ggcatggaactggaatatgaggacatggaactggaatatgaggacatggaactggaatatgaggacatggaACTGGAATATAAGGACATGGAACTGGAATATGAGGGCATggaactggaatatgaggacatggaactggaatatgaggacatggaactggaatatgaggacatggGAACTGGAATATAA